The genomic stretch aaattaaatattttttaaaaaaatgtaaattaagTAGTTGTCCAATGGGGAActttatttagatttttttaataaaataactaaCTAACGCTTATCAAGAAGATATCAATTAACTATGGTAtcgtgaaaaaaaaaatcatatttagTGACGAAAATTTTGGGTGTATTTGTTTTGCAACAAATCAAATGGAATCATTTTCCATATAAGTAGTTTCAAAATatagatttaaattttttggaaTGGCCCATCAAAACGAGCTTCCATTAATTAGCTTATGATGAAACACCTAGCATAGATTTATTAAAACCattattttctaatttgggAGAATTCTCAGTGTCATCGTACAATCAAACGACTTTCTCATTACAAGAAATATTTCGTGTGTATTGATTAAAGACAAAAACTATATAAatgtatatacatataatatacaAGCGTCCCTATATACAAAAAGTGTCCTTTAAATATGGACCGTTTCGTTATAAATAGATTGTCCTATTTTCTGAGAACTTTACATAACAATCAAGATTTTTGGAATCTCCAAGGAATGGACCACTCCAAACCCAATTATATCTCTATCTAAATCTTTATATATATGATTATTCTTAATAAAagatgtaattttatttatatatgattatatttttttatatttttatgtgttttttatgaCATGTCAACAAATGGTGAAATATAGCATTGAAATTTTAATCTTATAATACCAACATAACTCAGTCAGCAAGatagtttctctctctaattagaAGGTTGTGCGACTTCAAGTGATTCAGACTAGTgtgtttattattttaaaaaaacaacaaaaaatcaaacaaaataaagaatACTGGTTGTaggaaaaacaaatcaaaatttcaCCCATCAATTTAACATACATTCAAAATACATGAATTTGtatttatagtattttatttctttattccATCCAAGCCACTCAAACCTAATTATTTTGGAACAAAAATTTGAGTCGAATTCGTTAATTTCGAAATGTTCCATCATATTCCTAATTCCATTATTATTTGGTGGGGTTGGTAATTCATGGACCCAAACCATTCAAATATGAATGTGTGAATAATTATTAGGTCCAAGCAAAACAAACTCTCTTCTAGCAGTTTCTGTGGTCCTATCTTAGAACTATTTGCCTATTGGAATGGTCCAGATCACATTTTCAAGGCTGTCAACTTGGGTCTATACGTTGATTTTGTTACTCGTTGggttattttttttgttctaaacgtttttttttgcttctttACTATTCAACATTTGTATGGTTATTGTTGGGAATCGCGACAATTTTGCTTTTGGGGTACTCcctaaaaggcctcatactaatggaatTGGGATAGCTCATATATATGCTTGCAATTCTTGTTAATCCTCCAATATGAGATATTGTTTGCCCCCACAGATATTATACTACATTGAAATCCCTAACTTCACATCTCCGCCATATATATGTGGATATGTATCGAATTcgataataattttgtttatgttCGTGACTATATGTGATTCTTTTCTAAAGTgtattattagtattatcaaAAAATACGACAGACTTGGTGTCTCCTATTATCGgtaaatttatttttgagatTTTTGGGTTACTCCCGCTTTGTACTACCAAAAAAAAACTTAGTAAATTGTTAACTAAGTTAGCCCTTTTTTTCAAACGTGAACATGACATTAGTTTATGTGCCAAATTTGAGTGATAGTTTCAATAATATTTAATAGTATGTGATGAATATTTTCCAATTTTGACCTAAGATCATATTCCCATCATCTGAATTTTCACGAAAATTTATCAATATTATACGTACTTGTGTTTTTCTAAAAATttatttgacatttttttttcaataataaaTTTACGAAGAGAAAGCTTTGTTACAACCGTACACACGAACAATTATTAATACAAACAATATTTTACATAAACTCCAAATTATTTAACTAGTGTGAGTCCAACACGTAGAGATTTACATTCGAAAACCGCCATTAGATTTAGGACGAGATTTTGTTGGTGGTCCATTAATGTTTATGAGTTATGTCTAGTAATTATTCAAAGTCATGCCTGTATCTACTTTAACATTATTAATCAGAACCGACATTCaatttcaatatatataaataagatTAAAATTGATTCATATAAAACTCCCAATATTACAATTAAATAGAAACGATCATCAATTAAGTAACACTAATTAGGACcgaggaagaagaagacggAGAGGACGAAGAATCGTGGGCTTTCCGCAACCCACTTTTGGGAGCGGAAAGCGTGAGTTCCAACTCAGGCGAGTCGCACGGCCAACTCGCATCCGTCATTGGAAAATTATCCCGATCAGGACCCTCCTCACCGAGTGAATTGAGGTCTAGGTCAAACTCGAAATCGTGTTTAGAATGCGCCAAATCCCCTTTTGAATCATCAACCTTTAAAAAAGCATttgactttatttttattttaggaaaaatAGTTAGGTTTGAAATATCGAATAAAAGAAGTACCATGTCGAAGAGACTGGAGCGTCGTTTCTTCTTATTGAGGGAAGCTTGTCGGAGAAAATATTTCTGAGCATGACTAGCAACTTGTGTTGGAGTTCGGGTCGTGACAAAGTTTCTAGAAATTCCCCTCCAATCGCCTTTGCCTAGCTTCTCAAGCCCCATTAGGAATGAGCGATGCTCCTCTTCACTCCAAGGCACtcctaattaataaaaatatatacccACCATTAAATTATTAGATTAATTACAACTAGATGTTAAAAATGTATGTGGTGGAGATTCTTAAAAATGTATGTGGCGGAGATTCTATATTTGGACCTTATTAATTCCATTGAGCATTTTATTTAACAATAAAAGTAATCTTTAatatatattcataaaaaatcatactactaaattaattgatttaattaatattcaaatatttttgCATACTTACCCTTTCTCATTAGTTCTGAATATAGATTATGATTATTAATTCTTCTCTTGTTCTTCCCATCCAAAATATTTAGAAGCAAATACCAAACTATTTTATCGttctattttaataatttatcaaatttaaaatctcaaattttgaattttgtaacaaaattgaaatccacaaaaaaaaaccaattacttttaaaattttcatttatattttgttttcagAAGTGTATAAGCAGCCAATGTGTATGCTTAACGTCAATTTCCACtaagtatttaatttaatttaattttatatttggaaGTGTATGGAAAACTAGAGAAGTATCACAACAAttaggagagagagaaggcatAGAAAAAAATCAAGCATAGGTTACCACAAAAAAACAAGACAAAACATTCATTCCAATATGAGGATTGTAATGTTCCCTAATTAATTCTATATACAAAACTGCAAAAAACAAGTTAACCTAATTATTCCAAGAAAATCGGAGTGTAGATATATGTGTACCTTTCTTCCTCTCCGGTGGAGGGCCATCGGAGAGGTAGCCGAGGGAGGCCTTATTGATGGGGCCAAGCcgcgaggaggaggaagaggttGGAGACGAAGACGACAAGCACTCCAAGCTGAAACTCTTCTTGATGGCGGTCGGGATTGAGgacgaagaagaggaagatgaaggCGAATTCGAGGAGATGTCGAGTTGAACCCCAAAAAGCCTTACCACACCACCAATATTGTTGTGGCCTTTTGATGAGTTGCAAGTTCTTGAATTGTGCCCTATGTTCCCACAATGTGAGCATTTCCTCCCCATTTTTTTCTCACTATACTTAATTCTTTGCATGCATCCACACCctaaagagaaagagagagagatgaggcTATTGTTGATTGAGAAGCACACCTGCTTGTTTCATGATATATGTGATATGATGTGAGAGGATAAGTTGGGGTTTGTCAAAATGGTATGCTTGATATTTATTCCAACTTGACTCTCTTGTTCAAGATAGAAATATatgtgcatatatatatataagtagtTGTAGATGATTGGATCAAGatttgttttatggttgatatTTTACCAACTTGACTCTCTTGCTCAAGATAGAAATATACTTATACATAGATATACATATGTGGGTGTATTTGTATGTACCTTTTCGTTTGTATTTGAACTGgtccatttttattatttgttttatgtcACAAGAATCTGCTATTTTTATTTTCGTTCCACTCATCAGTAAACTTATGCATATATGCAATAATCGCAACTACTATTAATTGGTGCATGCTAAATCCATATTCaaacgcaaaaaaaaaaatattaataaagacTTTTGCAGTCTTTCATATATGTACTCTTAGTTTTTTTAGACTTTAATGAagacataaattttattttaaatattaaaccTTCTGTTACGCACATCAAATAAAGATAATCTGATTAAGTTATAAAATAGTGTTTTCAACCCAAGATGCTGACAATTGACAAAGACTTAAGAATATAATGGAGTGCATTATCTGGGGAAGGTTGAtctataatttatttgtttgaaaTAAAAGCTCAATAATCTTGATCAAAAATTCTCTTTTCAGAATATTGAAGATCAAAACATTGAATTTCGGACCAAAATAAGTTGCTACTTCATTGAATTCTTAGTTCCATATATACAGCGTTGACGAAGGACGTTATAGCAAATAAAATACCAAGTATTTATATACTTAATTTGTTAACTAGTGAATTCAACCCTAGACTTTGGAAgtcaaaaaattgaattaattttggaaattgTGAAAAGGGAAACCCCACAACTTATCTATATCCCAATCAAAGTAAATTTAAAAACATATCTTGTCCCTTCTTTTCACCTAATCTTAGATGGGCTTACTTTGTCATAATTCGTGAAGATattaataataaacaaaattatttatttaatagtactacATTTTTTAGATTCATAAACATACACAATCCCTCTACGTAACTTGAACCCTAGTTTATCAATCGAAAAAGAATTGTATTACTACTAACTAAGTTGTCCTCGTGatctaaattatttaataaatactaGGAGTTTTGAATTTTACAAGGGTTAAGTTACAATTTTATTCATAGAAGGGGAAACCATATAAATCCTAGTGAGATTTAATCCTAAAACCAGGTACTATTAGAGGAGTGACCCGATATATAAGtatttaattaagtttatcttttttactttacattTTTACGTGAGACAACTCACGTGTGAATATCTCTAACACGCTCTTTTACATGTTATGTGAGTCCTACTACGTATTTATCAATATCTGAACAAGATTCTTATATTATGTCACATTCCACGCCACATTAATTAGGCTCGAGCATGAGGCCTATCTTTATTTGATCTACTAattagtatgtaatttattctttcctttttctaaCACAAGCCAACCTTACTTAGCTTGCACATAAGGAAATTATCACCTCTCTATAGTCCACTAAATGATGTCTAATTATATCATATGGTTAGATTTTTGTTCTTTCCTCCCTCTCTTTTTGGTTTATGATTTATTGTTTTTGctcaaataattaaagtaaacaTGTGGCTGGATAAGTGGGATTGCTATATCTTGATTGTCGCATCAAAATATAAGTGTCCATTCTCTTACTATTAGCTACTTGgccatattataaaattaacatttAGTACTCAAACGCCACTCATAAAGTGCTCACCTATTAACTGATTAAAAAATCTTGAATAAGCATAACCTTTCGCATAACTTTGAATTAAGGTGTAATAGCAAAAGAaagtaaaattattttcatCCACTACTAATCATAGTCTTGGTATAATTAAGATAACATATACTATATCAATAAAATAGaagatatataaaaaatgattaaaatattgttaaatAAGAATAGCGTTCATCTTATTAAAAAACGTTATCAAAATAGAATAACCGAATTTTATAAATAGATGAAATAATTGACAACATTAGAGATTTGTGCTATAAATACACTACTTAATACTATTACAACATGAAAGATAATTAATCACCATATACCTAATTTAAGTATGGAATTAGCATGCAACCGgctttaatttactttttaagtAGTGCTACCTTTGTAAATGATTAACTTCTTAAAGCAAACAGTTAATACTTCATTAATCAGTTTTTAAATCTCTATAATTTATTGAAAGATTATCTTTATCGTACCAAAAAAGTACCTCCACTAGTTCTTGCTAATTGCTTAAAAAGAAAGATCTTTTCCTAACTTCCTAGTTCTTTTTCAAGTGCTAAACTTATTTTTTAAGGATTGGATCTAATCTCTGTGATTAGCCACAATATGATATAATTTGTGCAAAGTGTTCACAATCCATCGGTTTGCCGTAAATAATTCACCTAAACCTTTTTCTATTATCGTGTTAATACGTggagtgatggggtacgaactaaaccctaatggcaagcccaataacagtgacggcccatcagcccagagcccaagaaagagtatctgttcggcaccaaagagttcggcacgaccaaagagttcggacacagcctacagctcggtaaaagccgaccagtcaagctctcctctcagatcggcaagagctgatcggtaaagtccagcagttcggtctcagcattcgaccgaactaggagttagtggactcatgaaaggcctccacgacctccgctatacccacgatctatttagtggtacgaagcagttattgagcagttattgctcacccacgatcttgttagtggggctgcaaaccacgaccttagttcaatgtataaatagaacttagatcagatagaaaagggttaagctctctagagataaaataccatatagcaagtctgtgttgtaagctgtaatcccagatcaagcaatacaatcttgccctcccttcttcccgtggacgtagatttacttcagtaaatcgaaccacgtaaattcttggtgtcgtagtctttattctctaccagcatttactaacatcaaaaattcgcggatccatcactggcgccgtctgtgggaaaccgagaacaaaatttgtgataaagcgaatttttgatccattttttccacccaaaaaatgcataccagatcgcagagtacccgcattcctgcccgtgagaaccaggaggaagccaatccatcccataggtctggaaaacagcctagggataaatccaccaccagttctcatggcgaaggaacaagccgctccaaaaatcgtcccactgagtcttcccagcagcccgatttgaatgaggctgtcaagcagtttttggaggcgaagcaggaggaattcttaaccttcctgcgaaaaagccaaaagcagccggagacgaaaacggcggattctctttctccctccgcacaagaaagtcactaccgcagtagtgtcgcatctcccaggagaaagaatccccgtccccaacatgttccagttcctcctcggtaccggaatcacaggagaactcagtctcctccataccgacgagatatcggattcgccgtgtacggagcactgaagactccgttctcggacgacatcacccgaactcccctaccacagaactaccgaactccgtcgatgacttacgacgggctcgtggaccctcacgatttcttggggcgctatcaatataacatggcgaaccagggtctcaacgaggtccacatgtgccagctgtttcccgagctgctcatcgggaacgcgagaaggtggttcgatagcctcccccagggcagcatcagatcttaccgagatctaatggatgccttccacaggaggttctttcagaaagcggaagcccgaatcacttcggctcagctgctttccattcgtcaaggtcgcgacgaaaaaatcagcgactttatgacaagattccacaaggaatgcctgcaagtagacgatctcaacgatctgcttgtcatctcggcattccaaaatggaatcctgcccggagctctctacaggaagctcgttgagtgcggtccgcagacagctcaggaaatgtgggacattgcggaccagtactcccgggccgatgaggcagaccgtcgcaaacggtcgttagacagctcatcgacccgaggagacagaaggaagcccgatcatagcgatcaggggcatcctcgccggactccatttgaaagaattcaaagggctccggtgcaagacagattgggacctcgtctcaatcccgagaagccgcccgctcagttcgtaccgctgaacaagccgagagcggaaattttcgaactgcactctgacctattcgaaaagccaaagcggatgacgaaatcagccgcgcgccgaccacaggatagctactgctcctaccatcaagaccacggtcacgatactgaggagtgcagaaacttggctgcaggtatcgatgttcttgtgaaggcagggacattgaaaaaataccgaagctagcagccaaagaagaataaaaagcagagtggtgcgaactgcgctcctcaggatccgaaaaggcagccggatcccgaagacgatgacgagccgcaatatgatggagtaatccagactattgacgcgctccctgccgggaagaccaagtcgtccctaaagtcagaacgcagaggctccaatcgagaggagccaacgcataaaaggctgaagcaggaccgaggatgaagcgagctcctcaaggagcggcagattctgaagccgagctgctatctctcgaccgtacagaggcagcacgacgtcggccccctgctcgcccttatcggtaattagccttaccagactaccgacaaaggccgagaactggctgctcaaaaagagtttctccgtgtaaacacggagagcctccccctgggcagccacggcggcagcatccctccgtttcgtctgctctcgctggatgacgagctggtttttggcaaactgagcttcatcctgggccgaaatcctagcagctctggctttctcaaagttagcctcagcctgttcggcccgatgacaagcagccgccaacttcctctgcatctcagcatagtcattggacgctttggagagttcgacggcgacgagcttggagagcatatcgttcctctgaaaatggataaagaaaaaagtcaacaaaggggccacaaaaaatacaggaaaaaagcaaggccagaaaatcaagaagagaattcacctcggcgaagtccgtgggctataaaaacggctcacagatatgttccgaaggaggcgccaagaccacatctttctctggcgctctcgggggcttctgggccttccccttcccctttgccgaagtcgattccggcttcttcggatccgaagaggttttttgccttttcggagtcctctcggcatcagacgccgagctggtggttttcggcctctccggctccttggactccgaagatttgcggctagccttattcagcatgtacactgccaaaaagcaagaaagcaaagtcagattttcttcgttaaagcagtagagcataaagataaagagaaatcctcaccctcggcctcttcgtccgaagacgagatgtcgaacacgacgtcgcccttgacgagctcagactccgtgtattgtttcctaactatgggaatcttgttgagctcgccatcgagctcgtccaacggttcaggccgaggatgacggataacggactccggccctctccagggaaaactaggagccgcggtcctatcatagtagaagaagcgattttgccacttcggccacttcgttttacaaaaggccctaaagggctgtaaagggatcaagtaaaaccaagaccccttcctcttaaattgaaagaatttaaggatcgccttcaaagacaaatcccttcctaacctacggagttcggcagcgaaggccgacaagtgcctccaagagttcggagtcacttggcctaaaggaagctgaaaaaaatctagtaaatctataaaggcagaagggagggggaaacgaagcccgcattctaagcaggcctcgtacacggtggcgtacccctccggcggggagtcagccctatgatcaccgtcaggtaccaccgccttccccccaggaaaaaagtatttttcgggtagggatatcacagtatccttactcaaaatactatggaaatactctacggtcttctccccggactctttccggccagaagaccccttatcccctttcctaccgctacccgactccgaagaagaagaagacatttttcttactttttggaggtgaagaaagtctgaagaagctcttgaaagcggaagaaaatttctcgagaaagagagagtatagaagacgcaacagcaaaggtgttcaaatgaggaagaaagagcatatttatcagattcgggaaagatttcgagatcgttgcgccgtttcgaatcccaccttttcaggattcaacggccggattttactgtcgcatttaatgcaggcacg from Salvia splendens isolate huo1 chromosome 4, SspV2, whole genome shotgun sequence encodes the following:
- the LOC121798090 gene encoding transcription factor KUA1-like, with product MQRIKYSEKKMGRKCSHCGNIGHNSRTCNSSKGHNNIGGVVRLFGVQLDISSNSPSSSSSSSSIPTAIKKSFSLECLSSSSPTSSSSSRLGPINKASLGYLSDGPPPERKKGVPWSEEEHRSFLMGLEKLGKGDWRGISRNFVTTRTPTQVASHAQKYFLRQASLNKKKRRSSLFDMVDDSKGDLAHSKHDFEFDLDLNSLGEEGPDRDNFPMTDASWPCDSPELELTLSAPKSGLRKAHDSSSSPSSSSSVLISVT